The Gavia stellata isolate bGavSte3 chromosome 1, bGavSte3.hap2, whole genome shotgun sequence DNA segment AGACGCTTATTTTTATGGAACAGTAAAAGACCTCAGAGTAGCGGTCACCAAATTACTGATGGAGTAAGTCTTTTACCTTAGCTTGCTGGTTTTAGCCCATGCAGGCTGACCACGcttctcttctgaaaagaaaaagaatcagcAGTTGTCTGCAAAGAGCGCAAAATTCGCACCTGAGTAATTTCACCCTTTTTGCCaaaaaaagagcagagctgctcctcctCATCATTCAGAAAAGTGGTGGGCTATGTCATCAAGATGGGAAAAATGACCAGGAATGAGAGAGGTTGCATTAATATTGTGGGGCAGGAGAGAGCCAGCATTGAGCTCTGGGGTGAGAGAAGCAGACGTGTGTCTTAGTGGTGGAAGAGCCTGAGGGCTGGTATGTGCTCTGGGGTGGGAGTGAGAAAGTGAGGCTTCCCACCTTCCTCACAGTGGGAGGGAGACTGCCAGTTCAGCCCCTGGAAGTCAGGGGGATGGCATTCTCCTTATAGTGCAAGGAAGGGACCTTTTTGCAACTGAGTGCCCTGGTACGGCATATTTCCTTGACTAGAAGACATAGAGCCTGGCACaccagctggggaaaaaaaagaagctgtagAAAAAGCTGGATACAGGACAGCAGTGTCATTGCCACAAAGGATCTGGGAAAGGACTTTTCCTATTGCAAAACACATAGTGTAATCGGAGAGTCTGCAGCTGGCAGTTTCGGGAGGACACAGCCCGTGGGCTACTTGTGCTAATCTTAGAATGGCATGTTCACTGCTTCCTGCGCCCCGGCCGGCGAGCTTCACGCCGGCAAGAGCCGCGTTGCAATCAATGCTTGCTACCggcaaaacaagaaaagcatgGAATCATTCCAGCCTCACAGCTTTGATCAAATCCAAAGAAAGGGAGCTGTGTTTTCagactgtaattaaaaaaaaaaaaaaggaaagaaacgAAAAAACACAACCACCCCAAAACAAGAAGTCAAGGAGGCCAAGAGGAAGTGCAGTGTCTTTGCTGGGTAAAGGCGAAGGGCTGTGAAAGAAGCTATTGGAGAAAAAGGGACGATGAGAGAGGCAACCCTTCCACCACAGATGCTGAGCACCTGCAGATCCTCAGCCTCAACTGAGTCCCCAGTTCAGGTGTTGGTTCTGCCATGCCCAGTTATCCTGGGAGCTGGTACGTTGAGCCAAGCCTTCCAATCCATCCTGCCTCCCCCAGGTTCATTCTTTGCTCCCTCCTCTTTCCAGCCTGCCCTCCCTTCATACAGATATCTGCTGGGGCTTGTGGGCCTGGGAGAAGAAAGATAGCGTTTCTTGGGAGCTACAACTCTCTGAGAAAGGGAAAGGCCCTTTTCCACAGTGCAAATGGGCCTTAGCCATGCTGCTCTATACCAGGTATTTCAGACTGGAGAGTGCTCCAAGCTGCGGTATGACTTGGGCTGATCCTTAGTGTAACCCCCTCGATTTGCTTTTAATCTAGAAACTAGTAGTCTAAAGAAATTCCTTCTTTAATATGATTTCAAGTTTCCACAGCTATTTCTCCAGCCCCTGTAGCGTGGTGACCCAAAGGAAACGGTCCATACGTGGGCCAGATTGGTGTTTCGAGGGTCTTTCACCTCCAGTGATGCTAAAGGAGTGGTTGTGTTAACGAGACAGCAGGTCCCTCCCAGGCAGAGCGGCGtaaagggagaaggaagggctctgctggagccttaggagaaacagaaatggatTCCTCTAGCAATGGCCTTTGGGGAAACTTTCTGACTGAGAAGCGGAAGATTATTGAGGGGTGAGAAGTGTGGTGCCGATCATGCGTTCATGGCAGTGGTATAGGGAGTGGAGGTATGAGGTTCCTTGCTGATGGTTCATAGCCTGGTTTGTTGTTTTGAGATCTCCACCTCTAACAAAACAAGGATTGTTGGTTAGTTGTTCTCAGTTcctctggtttggttttcccTGGCATCAGATATTAGAGATGAAGAACAAAGGTTTCCTTTCAGCAACTTTGATTTCAAGGCTTTCTACTCGTATTGATACACacatagcaaagaaaacaaggtaAATGTGGGATGACACCAGGGCTGTGTGCTGTGGGAAGAGCCACACCATCCAGTCTCCAACAAAGCTCCCACTTCTCAGCCTGTTGTTGGCCCAGGGGAGGGGAAGCTTCTCTCAGCCCTGgtatttcctccctccctcccacccgcCTGAGTATTTCACTGccaaaaaagcagaacagcacaGGGACATCCCCAAGCAGATGCTGGCTTGCTGCAAGGACAGGGAATGGCTTCTCGCAGCAGAACCACTGGAAAAGGAAGGGCAGGGGTGACCAGGGCAGTAAAAAAGGATGGGAGGGCTAAGAAGGTGTATGGGAACGTCCTTTACTGCCCCAATCCATCTGCTTGCTGCGAGGAAAAGATAGGGAACAGACACTTGGCTTGAAATACTTAATTTGCTTCCAGTGAAAAATACTGAGTTTAGGCTCTTCAGCTAGAGCTGAAAGGCTCTGTGTGAATAACTGGTTTTCTGGGATATTTGAAAATGCTACTAGGTCCTGTCTTCCCAAACCTCTTGCTCTTAGACTGGATGATTGATGCCAGATGTAAGAAACTCTACTTTAAGTCCCTGCTTACTCTTGAACTTTATAACACATACACAGGCTTCTCTGTAGCCTGCTTGTGCTTCCCAGCCTTTGCTCATAACTTCTTGTTTCCGATTTGTCAGAACAGGCCAGCAGAGACCAGCTCAGAGGTGGACAAGTCGGCATCACCCTCAGTGGCTCAGCTAGCAGGGAAATTCAAAGAGCAAGCAGCCAATATCACTGGAAAAGAGGTAAGGAGCTCTGAGGCCACAAGCAGGTAACCAAGTGGGAAATAAGGCACTCGCCTCTGCCTGCAGAAGTTAGAGCATCAGTGATCTGAGCATGAATCCACCTTGATTTTTAATCTTCTCAAAGGATTTGTCTCCTAGTGCAATGCAAGCTATGACAGTGTCCATGCATTGCTGACTTGTGGATGAGTATTTTGGTAAAGCCATACCTCAGGACAACTAGACACTGTAACTGAGACACTGTAAAGTTTGGTAGGGTACGCATACATACCTAACAGTAGCAGACAGCAATGCATGTACTATATGGTCTGGATTTTGTGGgcaatgaataataaaatagcTAATATTGAgccatggaaaaagaaagcaaacaacgCATTATGGAGTGTAGAAGCCAGTGGCAGGTCACCAGCACCTTGTTCACAAAAGGAGAAGGTTTCCTCCAGGTAATTCCTTCTGTACGGCTCTGAGAGAGAAAGCTGTCTCTTTACTTGCCCTCATTACCTCTTCGCAATGACATTTTACACTCTGTGCCTATCTCTATCATGctgaaactttattttattgaaagccCACTACGAAAGCATTACCTCATAAACTGTCTTTCACCAGATAAGCAAAACACTAGAATACCTCTCttaggaagaaaggaaagtcaGAGTGTTTATGGATGGAGGCTGACATTTTAGGAGAGCCCCCTGTATCATTATGCACTTTTTTAGAAGCATAAGTGTTTACTGGTGGCCCTCTTCAGTCAGTGGGTGCCCCTTTACAACTGAactgcttccttctgctgctcagCTGATTTCAGCATGTCCCAGGCTGGGCCTAAGGGGATCCTCCCTGTCACCCCTCCTGTCTTTGGCTGGATGAAATGGTGGTCTCTGTCCTGAAGGGCTGGCATGCCACCGCCTGTCAGAGGTTAGTACTCCCATAGCCAGGCCCCAGTAGTGGAATAGCCAATCTCTTCccaagcaggtttttttttccctctagtCACCAGCACACTACTCCATCCGTCCCATTACAgtcatttcctctttttaaggtATGGGATTGAATTGCAGTAAGTCCCTCACCCTTCAGAAGGCAGCAAGTTCCCAGACCTCTCTTGTGTTATCTGCAGACCTCTGCTGCTCCCAAGCCAAGGCAGTGTGGAGGGGCCTCACAGTGGGGGGAAACTCGTTTTCTCCAGAGACAGAGGAGGACAAAGTTTCCTGTCTTTTCTCTCCAAGCCATCTGTCACTTCCCCACCGGCTTTCTCAGGCTGGCTTCAGATTAATGGCTGAGTGGATGGTCTTTAACCCTTGCTTGACCCATGCCAGCAAAGGGGAACCTATCAACCAGGGAACCTCTGATACATTCACtgtggcacagcacagcattGCATGGTTGCAAAATGGTGGGGTTTCAATAAGAAATGATATTATTGTTTCCTAGCGTGACATCAGAGTAAGAGCAGGGCTGCCCTTGGCTCCTTAGAGACACAGCATCACCATTGCTGGGTGCAGCACCACCAGAAATTAAGTGACATCAAGTCTACAGGTCCTCCAAGACAGCCAACTCTACAGAGGGCAAAGACGTCATAACTTTTCACGTGACTGCCTATTAGAAGGTAACAAAATTATCCAGATATTATGTTGTGGATATTATCCAAGATCCACAATATTATCCAAGTATTTTGTCTGTTAACACATAAAAAGTCTGGTAACAGCTTGGCAGGAGACTACAAACCTGGCATAAAAATAGAGACAGCTTGGCTTCAAGACCAGAGCAATACTTGTGAAGGAGCAACTCCATACGTGCTGTGCTATGTGTCTCTTCCTTCCTAGTGAGCACTCTTGTACTTCTGAGAGCCCGAGGACATTCAGAAAGAACTGGTGTCCCTGCCGTAAAGTTGCCTTGTTCCTTCTCCCCTGGAGGATCTGTTTCTTAGTCAAATTAAAGGTTACAGCTGAGGACTTGTCTCTGCAAGCTGCTCTTCTTCATTAGAGAGAAACAAATGGGGCTGTAGGGCATGTTGAAAAAGTCAGAATTCCCCTTTTTGCCCTGAAATATATCAAACGCAAAATAGGAAAATCACAAACCAGGTAGGCAGCTGAGACTCATTAAAAGGAAATCCTGGTAATAAGACAGGAAAGAGATCAATAACAAGCTATTCCAATGTGAGGGGGTTTCCAGCAGGATGCTTTAAAGATGAAGCTTCTGGGAAGTCTTCCCCACTATCCACAACTTAGAAGAGTGTCCTTTGCGCAAAGTCTGAAGTGTCATGGTTCATGCTGTGGAAAGGGATATAGACTACTTTTGCAACACTAGGATTGGGCTCGAGATGCTGCAAGCACACCTGGCACGATGGCACATGCCCATATGCTAATATCTTGTGCTGCCTTTGGACGACTCCTTTAGGCAAGCTGAGCCCTGCCGTCCAAGCAGGTCGCTTACAGAGCATGCCCTTTGGTGCTTGAAtttcacttccttttttaaaaaaaactgatttccctgctgctgagttggttgttttcttctcttaggTACCACCACATAAGCCAACTCGGAGGAAACCACCATGCTCCCTTCCATTGTATTCCCACAAAACTGAGACAAGTGACAATGATGAGCAAGTGAGTATCAATTTAATAGGGGGGCAAGGTCTTTCCTCTCTGCAACCTGTTCTGTCCTGAGACACGATCTTGGAGGTAGCAGAGAGGTTAGGCTGTGCAGCAAAAGACATCAATCGTGCAGCATCAAACCTTCCCCTGTTCACACATATGTATTGACTAGAGTCAGCTCCATGCTGTTTCCCACTCCTGTGGGACGGATACACATCCcatttctactgcttttttttttacccttagAGCACTGACGGATCCACCCAGTTACCACCTTTCACGCATTTTAAAGCAGGAAGTGCTGGCATTTATTAGATTTGAACAGTGCTTAGCACAGGGAGCATCCATGCTGTTTGTTGCCTTCAGATGAACTCTAGAGGTTTGAGCATAATGGCGTAATAGTTCTGCTCTtgagatttttccttcttcagaaaaaggGAATAACTAGTCTAGAGTGAAGAGGGGTTTTGTCAGCAATACCCACAGAATATTGTCTTGAGGTGTCCTCCATACAGCATCCTTGAATGAACAGGTCCCAGTAGGCTGGCAGCTACTCACTAAGGTTTATGCTCAGGCCCTTTCCAGTCACTTCTGTCCTTCTATATTTCAGGGTATGAGGTCTAGCCACCAAATTTCACATTGTCACCTGCCCTTTACAAGGGAGTGGTTCTTTGTCCTTCTTTTCTGACAGCTACAGGCTCTTGCTGCCTCCATGCCAAAGGAGCACAAGCTTTAAAATCTTagattcctttcttttcctttggacCTGAAAAAAGCAATATGCCCCTTCTCAAAGCAATGCTCTCCATTTCTCATACTGTTTTCAGCCTTTCATAGCTCTACCTTTCTGGCTACTTATGCCTTTCCTGCCCATACTGATTGGATACCCTTTAACTCTGTTAGTCAAGTGGTGGCAGAAAGTCTTTCCTGTCACAAAAAGTTCACAATGTTTGCCAACATAAGGCTTGTACCCTTTAAGAGGTAGAGTTTTAATCTGTCTGGTCCTGAAATAATATGAGGGGAAACTGTGTCATAGGTTAGATACCTTAGTGAAGGCCATGTAGCAGCAGAGCCATTACACATCACCTAACTCAGATACTTCAGCCAGAAAGCAGACAATCACCTTTTCTCCCAGAGGAAGGATACATGTATGTAGAGCCCTAAGATGGCTAGATCACAGAAGAGGAGCAGGgtcaggaaagaagaaagcaaactttTGTGTGAAGACGCTGTGTGAGGCTTCATTTGCTTCCCTGCTAGCACTTTCTGCTTATCTCTTCCAAGTTTTCTGCCTTCATTGTACTTCCTCTTTTTCACCTACTTTACTGTgactttttcatgtttcattttgttttgcagaagcGGTCTCCAAATGCTTGCCCCATTCCCAAGGTCAAAGTGAAAAGCTCCCCCATGATTGAAAAGCTGCAGGTACGTCCTGGAAGAGCCCGCATGGCTGCCCCAGCAAATTAAAACTGATTGGCATTTGTCATAGCTACTTCCCTTGTGGAGCAGCCACAGGGGAAGGGGATCCAGGAGCCAAGGGTGACAGCTAGGTAAGCAGGGCAGTGGCCTCACTGATGAGGGCCCAGTCCCACAGTACACAAACAAGGAAGGGAGAGCAAGTCTGGTAATGGTAACCAGTGTCAGAAACAGTCCGACAATCCTCAGGCATGCCCACAGGCAGGTCAGTGCGTGGGTCAGGATCATTTGGATCTGCGGGGTACATGGgcatggcagcagcacagctcaggtACGGAGCAGGGGCAGAAGCCTCAGTTTACATGCAGCTCGCGAGAGAAAGCGAGGGGAACCCTGGCTGACACTTCTTCCAGCTGTTTCTTTACAGCAGTCTAAATCAAACTGAGTCACCTGCACCCTATCGGGGAGCTGGTCTTGAGCACAGGCAGCTACAATCCTGACAGCGGGGAGTGCGCTCCGGGATCCGGCACTCCCCTGCGCGTGCCTAGAAGCTTTGCGCTTCCCTCGCCTCAGTTCCCCCAGTTACTCACAAACACATCCAGtgcttcttgccctttttgaatCTCTCTGCAGCACCTGATTCATGCTGCTGAGGGCAGCTCTGCACTTGATAGCCCGTAGACAtagtgccctgctgctgccagctgcctctcccagcagcacgTGCGACTCCAGAGCACAGTGCTTCCTGGCCGCCCTGACATAACGTAAGCCTATTCATAGCACTCTTAATGCACCCATGGACATTTGCCCACGAGAGCTTCTTAGTGACAGGCCAGCAGGAAGTGTTTTGCCACAGTTAATCACAAGCTTGCTTCTTTCCATGGTCTTCTCATGACTGCACACATCATTCAGAAGACCTGCAGATCAGACTTAAAAATGCAAGGTGTGCTTGGGCACACACAGGGATGTTTAAATCTCAAAGTGATTGCTGGCTGCTTGTTCAGACTTTCTCCCGGCTCAGCCGTCGCAGACTGTGCTGGCTTGGCTGGGGCACTGGAAAATCCCAAAAGGCCTCAGGATGACAGAAGGACACATCCTAAGAtccagctgctggggaagggcaaATGTCCAGTCATAACTTCTCTGCCCGGACTTGTTTGTTGACAGTGTCACCAGGAGAGACCCAGAACCAGAAGGTATGTGGGTTGTGACAGCTGAGAGATGTGGCAGTTCCCATGGCAAGAGCAAGGGTTCCTCCGTGTGGTTACCGCATGTAGTACACGCCAGTGTCATGCACGCCCGTGACGGGGATTTTTCTTTGCAGGCCAATCTGGCTTttgctccagctgctctgctgcctggagcatCTCCCAAAAGCCCTGGTCTGAAAGCCCTGGTTTCTCCGTTCAGCACCCCTCCCTCAACGCCCAGCAGCCCAGGGATTCAGTCCCAGCCCAGTGAAGCGAATGAGACGCCGGTCAGCTTTGATCAACCCCCGGAAGGCACTCAGCTGCAATTCTATAACAAGGTAGGGTAAGTGCTAGGATTTCTCCATCACAGCAGGATAAGGCTTGCTCATCGCTTGGggatgaagaggaagagggggctgcagccctcAGTCCTGTCATAACAGTGTGCATTTCTAGCCAAGGGAGGAGATCCACGTGCCTCCTCTCTGCATACCTGCAAATGGATCTTCATGgtccagcagctccaggagctTTCCCGGCCCAATGGCTAAAGGGAAGGGGTGAAGTGGCAGGACTCAGTCACCTCAGCTCAGCAGTAACAGGGTGGCTGGTAGCTGGGCAGGGAGCACTGTGAGGAGGTGGTGCCACGTGCCAGCAAATGTCAAAGGTAGATGAGGCGCAGTTTAAGGAGTCATGCAGAGCACAACAGTTTGCCAGGTGTTCCACAGAGTGCACAGCACTTAAAAGGGGAACTGTAACCTGCATTCACCATCCTCGGCTGGAGTGCAGACTCCTTCCTCAACCACTAAACTGCCAAAAGTAGAAAAGGCCGAGACATCCAAAAGTCAGCAGCATCTGCATAATGAATGCAGCATCCTTGGGTTAGGGTCTAATTTGGGCAAGCAGCCACATTTTAAATTGAGACAATGACCTCCAGCACCAGCTtcacagaaggaaaggaggCATATATTAGGGATCTGCTTGTCCTCTAAAGTAGTCTCTCATACATAGGAGCCCTCGTCTCCCTACCTTTCAGTAGCAGAGCAGGAAATGTGAGGCCACCAGTGTAGCAATCAAGTTTCCCATGGTATTTTCCTCCGTTgtgcttttcctgctttccagtACTGCTCTTTTGACTGCTTCAATGtctgcttttcctgcctccaAGGTGCGGACACGGGGATCGATAAAGCGCAGGCCTCCCTCCAGGAGGTTCCGAAGATCTCTGTCCGAGTACGGAGACGGGGAAGATTTAGGGGTCAACATCTCCTCTCCAGAAAATGGTGCCAAGGAAGATGGGGATGAGGTGTTTGGgcccaaggggaagacagagaaggcagaaacagggggcaaagagcaaaagaaacagatgggGTCTGATGAGAAGCCCCCATCAAGGAAAGGATCCAGCAGatcagaagatgaagaaaaagaggaaaaacaggcagaggaaatgACTCCTTGCAAGAGTAACGAAGGGGAtacaaaggaggaggaggaggtgtgtCAGGGTGCCCTAGGGGAGGAGagctctccccagcctccctcTGGAGACAAGGAGAAGGTGTGCGAGGGTccccagggagaagagcagcaAGGCACTGCCTGTGAACAGGAAAAGGGGgacaaggagaaggaagaaactgaAACTGAAGCTGAAGTGAAGGAGACCAGTGAGAGCACAGATGCACGGAGAACGTCAGACACTGAAGAAACGCCACTGGTGCCTGAACCACTGCAGGACACAGTGGGCTTAGAGACTAACAGTGAGCCTTCAACGTCAGCCATGCAGGACCACAGCACCGCGTAACCATGATGCACAGGTAAGACGTGTCAGCATGATGATGGCTCCTAAAATACTAGAGGGTTTTGCTTACTAATGAAAATGGCAACTGTGACAGAACAAACCAACATTTCTGCGGCTCCCCACACCTCAGGAGTATCAAATCTCAGGCCTGCAGAGGCTACAAGGCAGAGTATTTAAAACAACCAGCCCTCCTGGGTGGTGTTATAGAGAGAGAGGATGGAAAAGAAGCAAAGCCGATTCTGGCTTCAGTAAAACAGAGAGGCTCTGCTCACTGGGCACCCTGCTCAATTGctgttttgaaagcattttgaaagtaCTTACAGTAGAAAGCACTTCTCCCTAGCAGTAACCATGTATATACTATCTCAATATGCCTCCTTGCATATACATctttatatgtatatgtgtgcacATGCTGTATATATACTTACGTACATAtatattctctctctctgtgtttaGCTTGTTAGCTTTGCCAGCAAAAATAGTGTCTGCACACATACCAGTTTCAtgatcagccctgaaagcacgCAAACACAGGCCTCTGCACTGGCTAAAGCGAGGCTTGTTCCATGTAGCTTCTTATGTAGTCTCTAACCACTGATAATGTAGCCACAGATGCCTGAGGAAGTATCTCATTCCACCTCATCCACCTGTCCCCTCTTCAAATGCCTCCTCGGTTTGGCAAGGCGCAGCTGAAGGAAGCAGGCTGGTGCTCAGGCTGCAGCTCGCCTCTGCCTCCTAGCACGGAAACTACCAAAGTACCCCCAGGTCACAGACTCCCCAGCACCATATTTACTTAGACCcatgattatttttcattatttccttacTTTTCCCCTCTCAAAAGGACATACCCAATCAGGGCACAGGAGACTTAACATGGGAATAGGAGCCATCTAACCCTACCAAGGTGGAAGCTACTGGAAAACCTTcagtggcaggagaggagcagaatACGGATATCCCCCCGAGGTCCAAACTCATCCCGGAGCTGAGTGGCTGCTTGCTGGCTCTCTGCTTTGCACCATCATATTTTGGGACAGTTTGAACAAGAGACTGGCTTGCAATCGCTTCGGAGTTCAAAACTGAGGTGTTGGCTGATGTTCCTTGGTGAGATTCGCCAACTGAGAGACCTGATACACGCTGTCCTGGAGCCGACCACCACCACTACTCCTGGGCCCTCTGCTCCTTCATCCTGctccaaaatgtctttttcttctcccctgtaTTGGTCTTAGATGAAGTTCATCAgttacatacatacatgtatggTGCCTTTTTGGTAgcttcttttgaaatattttgggttttcaAATTTCAGTAAATAATGTTTTAACAGTAGGGAAAAGTATGTTTTCTCCATATATGCTGTATGGCAGACAATGTGAACTCCAAATATGGGGAAAACTCTTAGGACATTGTTCATAAAGCATAAAATCCCTTTCTAGTGGGGGTCGAGCTGGCTGATCTGTGAAACTGCCGGCTGTGGCGAGcaatttttttgtgtgattCAACTTTGGGGTGTTTTTAGTGCTGGTGGAAAGTAACAACCAACAGATTTGATGCACAGAAAAGATGTGCTGCCTAGGTCAATACGGCAAGTTTTCTTACCTGGCTCTGTGCTGCAGTTCAGATTTAGAAGGGCTGCCTGTCCATCAGTCTTTCTCACTTCCAGGCCCTATCCGatcttttgattttcttttgaaattttcagtgTGTGGCCACTGAGTGCCACTCGTGATAGAAACCATCCTGGCTTACTGGAAACAGCTGACTAATTTTACATAGGTCAAAGAAGAGGTCTTAGATGGCTGAGTTTCCAGTCGTTCTGCCTGACTGAATATGAACTGGTGAAGGACAGATTGCCAGTCCCTCCTAAGTACTGAGGCATTGTACTAGATTTGCATTCACTCTTGGGGTACTAGTTAAGTCACGGGTCTAGCAGTTGCTAAGCCAAAAAAGCTTTTACATCTGGAGAGTATTTGTTGCCCGTAAGAAATAAGTTATGCAGGGAAGGATAGATAACAGACCCTCACCTGACCAGTTTCCTGACAGTAGTGCTTGAAGCTGTATCTGCAGTACTGAATAAAAAGCTGCTCTGGCTCAAGGCCACAGACCTCACGTCCACAGTGTGACGTGGAGCTGCGGACAAGTCAGCCTTGTCAAAAGCTGAGCCAAGGAGTCAGCTAGCTGTTGGGTGGTGTGAACGGTCAGAAGCCAGTGCCTGAACCTGCTGCCAGCCACCTAGTACCCAGCAACACAGTACCTCAGCTACAGAGACCCAAGGGCAGAATCATCCAGCTCCTCTTCATCCGTCACAAAGCTCCTCCTAGCAAATGTTAAGCTGAGCAGAGTTGGAGGCTTGGGTTGTCCCCAGCTCTCTGGACAGGCACAAGCATTTTATACAGCACAGCCCACATCCATCCTTGACTGGGCTCTGCAACACAGCAGTGTTAGAAACCCCATGGTTTTGAGGGATATCCCTTTTCTGTTCACCAGCTCTAAAATCGCAAGGAAAGAAGTGGCTCTGggctctgcctttctttttcccaagtGAGAGCACTGAGGTGTTATTTGCTGAGAGCCAGTAGCGTTGCCCCTCCTGTGTAGCACGGGCTTGTTGGCAAACATGACCCCCATATCCTTTTGAGCCATGCTGTGGAGCAATGTTGTCTTTGAATCCATTTTAATCTGTTTGTTAAAGCTTGTATTCCAGGGCAGGCTGCAATCATCCTCTGTACCCTGTTTCTTCTCTCAGCAGAGTGTCCCATCTGGATGTGAGTGATTGTGCCTTActgtatatatagatatacGTGTGCCTGTTTAGAGAATGAGTATGTGTGTCCCGAGCAAGGGAACGGAAATCCGagggagaaacagaagaaataaatggtGGAATAAAATGAAGCCGAAACAAAATGGGTGTGTTTCCTCCTGGGGATATGAAGGAGCCTGAGGAAGGACGGGGAGAGCTGGTAGCAGCAGGCAAAATAGGGGTGGGATTTCCACTGCCATTGGAAGagtttaaaattcaattttaatttaatttgtggtattttttacttttggGGAAGAGCGATAACCAATGTGCTTAACCCACGATGGAAGGTGTTCTTTGGGGCAAGCAGTGACGCTGGCAACTGCCACACTCCCTGCCCTAGCCCTGCAGGTATGtaggaacagaagaaagcaaagcaatctAGCCTAGTGCCATTTCTCCAACAGAACAAGGGTTCAGGGGAAGCgtaaaaacacacacataagGCAACACACAGTGATCCTTCCTGTGAGACTTCCCAGCTTCTGGCAATCAACAGTTTAGAGACTTTCTGTGCCAGAAGTTGCATCACCATCTTCCTCCTTGATGGCTTTACaaattgcaggaaaaaagaCGCCTGTTTCTCAGCTGAAGGCATCCACACATCCCTTTCAGGGCAATGCTCGCTCAGGCCATGCACAAACCTTGCCCCATCTGCAGGCCAAGTGAGAGCAATTTTAGAGAAGACTCCTTGGCCAGCATTAGCATCGTGACACCGCAAAAGGAGAGGATATATGTGGGCACGTATCCCTTCCCCATCCATACTATCAGGAAACATCAGCTTGGCCAGTGTGGTCTTGTATCCACAAGGTGTACAGGGTTAAAAAGTTTTGACTGAAATGTAGACCACAGCTTGGCTTGGTGTGTAGGGTGGGGACGCCTGTTCAGGCCAATATGTACCTGTCAAATTCCTAAGGCTGGAGTGTATAATGTCAGGTGTAAGGCCACTGACGGTCAAACAGGAAAATGCCCTCAGCAAGAAAAATCTGATGTAATTTATGCAATTCCTCTGGTGTGGATGGTGcctgaaagattaaaaaaaagtaaaaacacaaACCTTACAGGCCAGAAGACCTTTAAACTGGGGGAGAAGGAtggaaaacagagcaagaaTTAAG contains these protein-coding regions:
- the RCSD1 gene encoding capZ-interacting protein; amino-acid sequence: MENRPAETSSEVDKSASPSVAQLAGKFKEQAANITGKEVPPHKPTRRKPPCSLPLYSHKTETSDNDEQKRSPNACPIPKVKVKSSPMIEKLQANLAFAPAALLPGASPKSPGLKALVSPFSTPPSTPSSPGIQSQPSEANETPVSFDQPPEGTQLQFYNKVRTRGSIKRRPPSRRFRRSLSEYGDGEDLGVNISSPENGAKEDGDEVFGPKGKTEKAETGGKEQKKQMGSDEKPPSRKGSSRSEDEEKEEKQAEEMTPCKSNEGDTKEEEEVCQGALGEESSPQPPSGDKEKVCEGPQGEEQQGTACEQEKGDKEKEETETEAEVKETSESTDARRTSDTEETPLVPEPLQDTVGLETNSEPSTSAMQDHSTA